CTTCCGACGACGCCCAGGCTACGGCCGAGGCCACCGGCGTCAGCCACCACGAACGTCCAGTCCAGGTTGAAGAAcggccggccgcgccgcgccagcATGTCGAGCATGGACCGCATGTACTCGTCCGTCACAGCGAACTTCCTCCTCCGCACGAGCTCCACTGCGTGGGCGAGTGGCCAGCTGCAcagctcgccggcggtggcttcGGCGACCTGCGGGACGAGCAAGTTGCCGTAGAAgccgcgcggcagcggcgggtggcgcTTCCAGCTCCAGCGCGCGCTCGACATGACCAGGACGCGCACGCGCTGCGCCGCAGCGtaccccagcgccgccgcccggcaCCGCCACAGCGCGGCGGTGACGAGCTCGAAGACGGTGGCGGACGACGGAACATGGGCTCGCATGGCTGCCATCTCCGTTGGGCCGAGGTGGAAGTAGCGGGTCACCATCTGCTCGCGCGGTGTCGTCCACACGACGTCCTTCGCCGCGGCGGATGAGACGGGCAGCGGGTCGTAGGCGGGATGCTCGACGACGTGCCTGATGCGTGGCGAGGCGCGTCGtggcgcgacggcgaggaggtccCTCTCCCAGACCGGCGGATCGTTGAGGGactcgccgtcgtcatcgccgcgcGCGAGGCGGCAGACGGTGTGGAGCAGCTGGGCCATGCCGAATGCGTCGGTGATGGAGTGGCAGTAGTGGTAGCCGATACAGAACCCTTCGTTGTTTCTGAATCGTGTCACCTGAGTATGTGTACAAGCAGATCGTCCTGGTGAACAAAGGGATATATTGGTGTGTGGACGTAGTGTTTTAATTAGTACGTTTGGCGATCGGTCTTTTCAAACAGCTAATAGCTGATAAATAACGCTATAATAGTGGCTAAGATGAGCAAATAACTAGATCTCCTCAAACAAAAAATTGAGCAAATAGCGTAGTGAGGTTGTAGTGACATGTTACAATGTTCACGGGGTTATAGTAAGCATCGAGTTGTACGAGGTTGCGAGCCATCCAATGCATCAGTTAAAGAGCCCATATAtaggagatatttttttttttggtgactAACAAATTAGCCCAATGCAATggatttcaaaatatatatcgtaaattcttaacttgaaaatatatattccctccattccaaatatAAGgtacaaccacccttaacccaaagaccaagaaataattattatcatcttgtagtttgtatcatcctaataaatatagtgcacgcatccaataggattagataacatgagagtggaggatttaaaaaagtaataatttaatggagaagatgtcatagttaattgtaTACTTGCAtgtatgtcttatattatggaacatctaagaaaaatggttatgccttatattatggaatggacgGAGTACTTATTAGAATATAAAATTTGCAAGCAAATATCCAAACAAAAAGGCCAAGCCACATGCACAAATATACTCCATTTATCTACCCTTAGAAGATCCCACCAACTCGAGGGGTGGCAGATCCTCCcatagttattaagaccggACCGGTGATTGAACCGTTAGGGTACTCGGTTCATTGATTTATTGGTTCAACCAGTTAAACCACCGGTTTAATACGGTTCAAATAGATATGTGTTACAACACTAGCCACATGTGGCATAGCCTGGTGGTTAAAACTCTCCTTGGGAACAACCAGGTTGTAGACGCTACACCTTCTGCTCCTTCACGTGACCGGTCGAACCACCTCCATTTTTTCTCCGGTTCTGCAGAAAACCGGCCGGTTCAATCGGTTTTCGCTAGTCCGTTTGCTTGCTGATCTTTTAGCTGGACCGGACCGGCCAACGCCTGGTACCGGTTTTCTCTAGTCGGACCGATGGTCCGGTCCGGTTCTAATAACTATGGATCCACCACCACATTCACTAGATTCTTTTATATAGTAGAGATTAGAGCCACCACCATGAGAAGGCATATATAGTAGAGATTAGAGCCACCACCAAGAGAAGGCAACAAGGGAACACCAGCgcaaataatttaattttatgacTAAACCTTCTCTCAAGTatctatttaatattatttaagTCGCGTCGGCTTGAAACGTGTATAATTTGCTAACATGATATATCTAGAAGGCTACAGCTTACAACATTCAATTAACACAACCTtagaaataataatataataagaaCTCAAGCGGGCCACTGTTTCTATAGGCACCAAACAGGTTAGGGAGTCATGGGTTGAAGGTCACCCAAACTATGGATATCTATCGTAGCCATAAACATCTAAACTTCAGATTAATTAATGCCAACACAATTAgctaaatttatcaaaattgcAATAAAGTGACTGGCATCACTATAAATCATGGTCAAGTCATTAAGAAAAGATCTTTGAGCAACTCGAAAGAGAAATCAAATAGAGTATCAAAATTCAAAGAATAATTAGTTCTCTATTTTTCGAACATTTTGTTTTTCGTTGTATTCATCAAAGTTAATGTGTGTAATTAAGGTCTCAAATTCTTCACGTGCAATCAAGCTTTGAAGGTTCAAGACCAACTACATGATATATGTGAATGACTAAGCATATATGAACATTTTACAAAAAGAAACTTTGCATATAGATATAAAGAATTTAGCCATCATAGATAATTTTAACATCTAGAAATACAGAGATGCCCGCGTATCCACGCGTGCTTTCTTCCCTCCTAGTTATTTTGTAAAACAGGGTTaagttgaatatatatatatagacctGCATGAAGATCAGCGGCTTGCCAACGACGACGTCAGGTTCGCCGACGAGGTCGTTGCTGCACAGGAGCTCCTCCACGCACGGGTACGGAGGGCCCAGCGGCTGGCCGTGGCCGAGCTCCTGCAGCcgcacgtcggcgtcggcctccaCGAACACCACCCCTTCCGCCGTGCACTCCACCACCAGCTTAccacctcctccggcggcggggagctccCGGATGCGGCCAGCCAGCGGGTAGAAGCTCACCAGCGCCTCCGCCAGCGCCGCTCTGATGATACCCACCGGGTCATCACCACCGGAGAAgacgggcggcgccgtcgtTGCGGCGTGACGGTGATGGAAgaactcgacggcggcggcgtacagCTCCAGCCCGCGCTGGCTGTCGATGTCGGAGAGGGGCTTGTGTTCGTGCGGCGTTGGCCTCGCCGGTGCCACGAGCTCCGCCTTCTGCCGGCGCGCCGTGAAGAAGATGACCATTATATGGCTTAGCTCGACTTCGCGCGTCTCCGGTGGGCAAACGAAAAGGAGCTAGATAGCTAGTGCGTCTCCTAATGTGTCGTGTCCTGATCCCGATTGATGAACACACGCCATTGGCcaactatatatttatttgcctggaaaattaattaattggttatGTTGTACTGAAAGCTCACAACTTTTGATATATACCACTAATATAAAAAGATCCATGTTCACCTTTAGCATTAAATGTTTTctccattaaaaaaagtaaGGGAAAATTAACAGaattttaggagaaaaataCTATACTAGCACTCCTATAAAAACACAAAATTAGGACGATGACAGAAATTATAGAAATGACACCTATATAGTGCTTTTTCAGTCCGAAAGTGCACTCACATGACATTTTTTGGGAGAACCGACAACCATGTGACgatataggtgccagtttttaaTAATAACTGGCACCTATGAATGCAAATAGGTTCTGATTCCTACTTAAAACTAACACTTAAAACTGacacttatatataaaaaaaggcaCTTTTAGGATGGAGCCAAGCAGtagctcctctctctccattttttaaGCCTTTCTTAGCCTCACCCTGATCCTCTggctccttccctccctcccgtcCTTATCTTCTCGCCCTCTCGCTCACTCCGTCTATCTCGCCGCTTTCTCTCCATACTTCGCTCCTCACCCGTAGCGCCTCTTCTATCCATTGCAACcgtgcctcctcctcgtcccacAGTGTCACACCGCTGCCAACATCCTCCTCGCCCCACAACACTGCTTTTGCCCGCTGCCTTCGCTCCACCATCGCCTGTAGTCTTGGAGCGAAGCCGCCATGCGCCGTCCCCAGTTCCCCTCCTAGCCAGCaacacctcctcctctctcggctctctcccttttctcttcctctctgtgGACAGGCAGCAGGTGTTTGGGAGGCCGATGAATTTGGCCGCATATAGAACCAACGACTTGTTGGGCTGGCGGCGGTGTTAGCCGTCTGGAGGTCATTGACCGATAGATCCGGTCGGCTGGTGCTCAGTGGCCGTTGGATCTGGCTACCACAATCTTGGGTTCGGCCTTATCTAGATGATGCGCTCGGTTCAACGGCGGACATCACCGACAACACGGAGGAAAGGGTGGCGGTGGGCTTCTCTTCTTATGCGTCCTCTCCATGTTCTTCATCTTTGTTCTTTATTTGTTCTTGTATGTCAATTTTGTTCGACTCTATCATTGTTTGTGTGTTAAGATGCATCTCTTGTTTAATTCTGCTATGGTTTATGTGTTGATGTTGATGCATCTAGGGGGCGATTGGGGCCGCTCAAACCATCGGTTCAATCCAAGCTAATACATCGAGCcaactttttctcttttttttattcgtagAATCTCAAAGGTGCCAGTTTAGGACCGGCACCTATGATAGCACCACACTAGTGCCGCTTCAGCGGTATAGGTTGGAAAATGTAACACCTATGTGGGGTTGTTAACTGGCACCAATGATGTTTTCTATGGTAGTGTAGCACAAACCGAGTTAACTATAACGGCTCCAAATTAAACTTCCATGTTTAACAGCTTGGCCAGCATTACATAGAGCTATTCACTGATATGGCCAATCATCTCTAATGGCTCTCCACTCGTTACAGATGTAAGACATCTGTAATGGCTTGAAAAGAGGAGTTGTCACTAATAGGAAAACCAGAGGAAAAATTAGCCCCAGCCCACCGTTATAGATATATATCCAGCCCATCGCCATCGACGCTCGTCACTGTCACCAGTCGTCGTACGTTGTTGCTGGTCCCTTGAAGCACTTGGCAGCGAGCCACTGTTTCATTACTGGCATAAATGAAAACGAATAGAAACAAAtctaactataaaaatataacttTGTAATTAAGCACGTGGCCACTTTTGCCCTACCTGGGTTGGATCTTTTACGCAGTACGTCCCGCTAAACTATACTATGTTCAATGTGATATaacatatatgtacatgaatTAGCTAGGGCTACTCACAAATTGTCTGCGAGGTTATATATATGGTGTATTGTTGAGTCCTACTGCAACTTTCGGACAATTTAGATATTGTGATTTACTCCAGTATAATTTTGTCTTTCCAGTTGCATATACCTGTAAGATACTTAATGTTTTCCTACTATTTAGATTCCACTTTTATACTTTGCTATGTAGCTATTTTCCTACGATTCCActtttatactacctccgttttttaatatataatatcattgactttttaacaaacgcTTGACCAttagtcttattcaaattttttgtgtaaatataaaaaaaattaagtcatgcttaaataataatatttgacaataaatcaagtcacaataaaataaataataattacatatttttttaaataagatgaatggtcaaacgcaTCTCAAAAtgtcaatggcgtcatatattaaaaaacggagtaACTTCTCTGCTATGTAGCAAGTGTGTGATCGAAGGATAGACTGAAGATCATCATgtaacatttttatttactCCAACTAATTCCAAATATAAGTTGATTTATACATTTTAACTTTGCTATAAATATGAGAGACCCTTGGGCATCTCCaatatgttaaaaaaatgaCTTTAACCAATAAATGACTCCTTAAGACTAGTTTTATGTATTGCAAGATGAAAAG
The sequence above is drawn from the Oryza glaberrima chromosome 10, OglaRS2, whole genome shotgun sequence genome and encodes:
- the LOC127786258 gene encoding acyl transferase 1-like; this encodes MVIFFTARRQKAELVAPARPTPHEHKPLSDIDSQRGLELYAAAVEFFHHRHAATTAPPVFSGGDDPVGIIRAALAEALVSFYPLAGRIRELPAAGGGGKLVVECTAEGVVFVEADADVRLQELGHGQPLGPPYPCVEELLCSNDLVGEPDVVVGKPLIFMQVTRFRNNEGFCIGYHYCHSITDAFGMAQLLHTVCRLARGDDDGESLNDPPVWERDLLAVAPRRASPRIRHVVEHPAYDPLPVSSAAAKDVVWTTPREQMVTRYFHLGPTEMAAMRAHVPSSATVFELVTAALWRCRAAALGYAAAQRVRVLVMSSARWSWKRHPPLPRGFYGNLLVPQVAEATAGELCSWPLAHAVELVRRRKFAVTDEYMRSMLDMLARRGRPFFNLDWTFVVADAGGLGRSLGVVGRWERAGGGLTPVGQATAASMYSYYERCKIGAGEEAAVVSMCLPAPAMERFVREITGCSNTRSAKSAM